The following is a genomic window from Mycobacterium parmense.
CGGCCGCGGGCACCTGCCTGTCGCTGCGGGTGTTGCGTCCGGCCAGCCAGGATCTGGCGGCCCTGACCGCGGCGGGCGCCGTGCCTCCGGACGCCGCCGTGCTGGTCGCCGACATCATCGCCGCGCGGCTGGCGTTCTTGGTGTGCGGCGGGACCGGGGCGGGCAAGACGACCCTGCTGGCGGCGATGCTGGGCGCGGTCGCGCCCACGGAGCGGATCGTCTGCGTCGAGGATGCCGCCGAGCTCGCGCCGCGGCACCCGCACCTGGTCAAGCTGGTCGCGCGGTGCGCCAACGTCGAGGGCGCCGGCGAGGTGCCGCTGCGCGAACTCGTCCGGCAGGCGTTGCGGATGCGGCCCGACCGCATCGTGGTCGGCGAGGTCCGCGGCGCCGAAGTGGTCGACCTGCTGGCGGCGCTGAACACCGGCCACGACGGCGGGGCCGGCACCGTGCACGCCAACAGTCCGGGCGAGGTGCCCGCGCGCCTGGAGGCGCTCGGAGCGCTCGGCGGCCTGGACCGGGCGGCGCTGCACAGCCAGCTCGCCGCCGCGGTTCAGGTGCTGTTGCACGTCACCCGCGACCGCTCCGGGCGGCGCCGGCTCGGTGAGATCGCCGTGCTGCGCGAGACGCAGGGGCGGGTGCGCGCGGTCACCGCGTGGCACGCGGACCGCGGGTCGACCGACGACGCCGCGTATCTGCACCGGCTGCTGACCAGCCGGCTGTCCGCATGAGCGGCCTTTCGGTCGCCGCGGCGCTGTCGGCGATCGCGCTGCTCGTCCTTCCCCCGTCACCGCGGCGCCGGCTGGCCGCGGATTCGCCGGTCCGCCGGCGCATCCCCGCGCCGGGGCCGGGCGGGGTCGCTCTGGCCGCGACGTGCGCCGTCGGCCTGGCCGCACTGCTGTTGCCGCTCACGACCGTGCTGGCCGCCGCCGC
Proteins encoded in this region:
- a CDS encoding TadA family conjugal transfer-associated ATPase, whose translation is MSGSLIERVRERLAADAAPPGSALRPSVVAAAIRAESGGMLGDTEVLANLRVLQTELTGAGILEPLLCADGTTDVLVTAPDAVWVDDGNGLRRSNIRFPDEAAVRRLAQRLALAAGRRLDDAQPWVDGQLTGIGAGAFAVRLHAVLPPVAAAGTCLSLRVLRPASQDLAALTAAGAVPPDAAVLVADIIAARLAFLVCGGTGAGKTTLLAAMLGAVAPTERIVCVEDAAELAPRHPHLVKLVARCANVEGAGEVPLRELVRQALRMRPDRIVVGEVRGAEVVDLLAALNTGHDGGAGTVHANSPGEVPARLEALGALGGLDRAALHSQLAAAVQVLLHVTRDRSGRRRLGEIAVLRETQGRVRAVTAWHADRGSTDDAAYLHRLLTSRLSA